In the genome of Chryseobacterium arthrosphaerae, one region contains:
- a CDS encoding 2Fe-2S iron-sulfur cluster-binding protein: MENEITITVTDQDGHEHALVCPLEMGLTLKDICKACDLPMEAMCGGMAMCATCHCYILDGETTLPEKSDIEEALLSELFNSGENSRLACQIHLTAQMDGLSVKIAAD, encoded by the coding sequence ATGGAGAATGAAATTACAATTACCGTAACAGATCAGGATGGTCATGAGCATGCCCTGGTCTGCCCGCTGGAGATGGGTCTTACTTTAAAGGATATTTGTAAAGCCTGCGATCTGCCTATGGAAGCAATGTGCGGCGGAATGGCCATGTGCGCTACCTGCCACTGCTACATTCTTGATGGGGAAACAACATTACCTGAAAAAAGTGATATTGAAGAAGCACTTCTATCTGAGCTTTTCAATTCCGGGGAAAACAGCAGGCTAGCCTGTCAGATTCACCTTACCGCTCAAATGGACGGACTTTCTGTAAAAATCGCAGCAGATTAA
- a CDS encoding NAD(P)/FAD-dependent oxidoreductase: MIETDILIIGAGPAGLFTVFEAGLLKMRCHIIDALPQMGGQLSELYPKKPIFDIPGFPSVLAGDLIDQLYEQIRQFEPGFTFNETAVHLLKLEENLFEVITDKGTRHRAKAVIIAGGLGSFEPKKPPIENIADFEEKGVSYFIKRPEDYVGKHVVIAGGGDSALDWSVHLAEIASSLTLIHRRNEFRGALDSVEKVKKLKHQGKINLITPAEVIGLEGNGALQRIIVEKEGTLQTIETDHFIPLFGLVPKLGPLTDWGLELEKNAIKVDNSTDFQTSIPGVYAVGDINTYPYKMKLILCGFHETAIACQSIYQRLNPNKKFVLKYTTVSGIEGFDGTKKQAEKQVVATID; this comes from the coding sequence ATGATAGAAACAGATATACTGATCATTGGAGCCGGCCCTGCAGGGTTATTTACGGTATTTGAAGCCGGCCTTCTCAAAATGCGGTGCCATATTATAGATGCATTACCCCAGATGGGAGGCCAGTTATCAGAATTATATCCCAAGAAACCTATTTTCGATATTCCGGGATTTCCCAGTGTGCTTGCCGGTGATCTGATTGATCAACTTTATGAGCAGATCCGGCAGTTTGAACCTGGTTTTACTTTCAATGAAACGGCGGTACATCTTCTGAAGCTGGAAGAAAACCTGTTTGAGGTGATCACAGATAAAGGAACAAGACACAGAGCCAAAGCCGTTATTATTGCAGGAGGTCTGGGAAGCTTTGAGCCTAAAAAACCACCCATTGAAAATATCGCTGACTTTGAGGAAAAAGGTGTCAGCTATTTCATTAAGCGTCCGGAGGATTATGTAGGGAAACATGTTGTCATAGCCGGAGGAGGTGACTCTGCTCTGGACTGGTCTGTTCATCTTGCTGAAATAGCATCTTCCCTTACTCTGATTCACAGACGGAATGAATTCAGAGGAGCTTTAGACTCCGTTGAAAAAGTGAAAAAACTGAAGCATCAGGGAAAAATCAATCTGATTACACCGGCTGAAGTTATCGGACTTGAAGGTAATGGTGCTTTACAAAGAATCATTGTGGAGAAGGAAGGAACTCTCCAGACTATAGAAACGGATCACTTCATTCCTCTGTTCGGATTGGTACCTAAACTGGGACCTTTGACAGATTGGGGGCTGGAACTGGAAAAGAACGCCATAAAGGTGGATAACAGCACTGATTTCCAGACCAGCATTCCTGGAGTTTATGCTGTAGGTGACATCAATACCTATCCTTATAAAATGAAACTGATCCTCTGTGGTTTTCACGAAACAGCTATCGCCTGCCAGAGCATTTATCAGCGCCTTAACCCAAACAAAAAGTTTGTTTTGAAATATACCACCGTAAGCGGGATTGAAGGTTTTGACGGAACAAAAAAGCAGGCAGAAAAACAAGTAGTAGCAACGATCGACTGA
- a CDS encoding NADPH-dependent FMN reductase: protein MKAILFNGSLERRSESTSGIISSYFSDRLEALGVQTDIFTLADSGIPLFDVTLTKTPLAVERMAQMFTDADLHIWLAPLYHGSIPGVMKNCLDWLEVTANRYEPYLTDKTVGLVCWADGLQAMQGINAMDVIAKSLRAWPLPFSVPIVRSALFNGDDKKEISPLYINKFEKLISIAASKKIEKTTINHL from the coding sequence ATGAAAGCAATCCTTTTCAACGGATCACTGGAAAGAAGAAGTGAGTCTACTTCAGGAATTATTTCCAGCTATTTTTCTGACCGTCTGGAAGCGCTGGGAGTACAGACTGACATTTTTACCCTTGCGGATTCCGGGATTCCCCTGTTTGATGTCACACTTACCAAAACGCCTTTAGCGGTAGAACGCATGGCCCAGATGTTTACAGATGCTGATCTTCACATCTGGCTGGCACCTTTATACCACGGGAGCATCCCGGGAGTGATGAAAAACTGCCTCGACTGGCTTGAAGTTACCGCTAACAGGTATGAGCCTTACCTGACAGATAAAACGGTGGGACTGGTATGCTGGGCAGACGGCTTGCAGGCTATGCAGGGCATTAATGCGATGGATGTTATAGCCAAATCATTACGGGCATGGCCACTCCCGTTCAGTGTCCCTATTGTTCGGTCTGCATTATTTAACGGAGACGATAAAAAGGAAATTTCCCCGCTGTATATCAATAAGTTTGAAAAGCTTATCAGCATTGCAGCCTCAAAAAAAATAGAAAAAACAACTATAAATCATTTGTAA
- a CDS encoding DUF2480 family protein, with translation METFINKAKASGIIAFDLLTYKPTTEIVELDIKDHLFMGMIVREKEFKESIAAVDFSIYEGKAVGIVCSTEAIIPPWAYMFLMEKLYPYAVYTDLNNAGTILLDLWKRRLIYADLKCYKDQKVVVRANADHDPALYLLAAGLLQPLVKSLMYGEIGLPKVIFKK, from the coding sequence ATGGAAACTTTTATCAATAAAGCAAAAGCATCGGGTATCATTGCTTTTGATCTTTTAACCTATAAACCTACTACGGAAATTGTAGAACTGGATATCAAAGACCATCTTTTCATGGGAATGATCGTCAGGGAAAAGGAATTTAAAGAATCGATTGCTGCTGTGGATTTTTCCATCTATGAAGGAAAAGCAGTGGGGATCGTCTGCTCTACGGAGGCCATTATTCCGCCATGGGCTTATATGTTCCTTATGGAAAAGCTGTATCCCTACGCAGTTTATACAGATCTGAACAACGCCGGAACAATTCTGCTGGATCTGTGGAAACGCCGGCTCATCTATGCAGACCTGAAGTGCTATAAGGATCAGAAAGTAGTAGTAAGAGCGAATGCAGACCATGACCCTGCCCTGTATCTACTGGCCGCCGGGCTTTTACAGCCTTTGGTCAAAAGTCTGATGTATGGTGAAATAGGTTTGCCCAAAGTAATTTTCAAAAAATAA
- a CDS encoding superoxide dismutase, which produces MKPFTLPQLSYAYDALTPFIDTETMTIHHQRHHQAYVDNLNTALAQTSETNPDLDSLLQRISEYSPAVRNNGGGHYNHSLFWEILSPQPKLKPEGKLNDAITSTFGSLEELKAEMKKTGLAQFGSGWVWLYVKFNGSLAVSSTPNQDNPMMDVLPVNRGFPILGIDIWEHAYYLNYQNKRADYLDAFWSVLDWSAVEKKYEEALSKVR; this is translated from the coding sequence ATGAAACCATTTACATTACCTCAGCTTTCCTATGCTTATGATGCCCTGACTCCTTTTATCGATACAGAAACAATGACCATTCACCATCAGCGCCATCACCAGGCCTATGTAGATAATCTTAATACTGCCCTGGCACAAACCAGTGAGACCAATCCGGATCTGGATTCATTATTACAGAGAATAAGTGAATACAGCCCGGCGGTCAGGAATAATGGCGGTGGCCACTACAATCATTCTTTATTCTGGGAAATCCTTTCTCCACAGCCTAAACTGAAGCCTGAAGGAAAACTTAATGATGCAATTACTTCCACTTTCGGAAGCCTGGAAGAATTAAAGGCTGAAATGAAGAAAACAGGTCTTGCTCAGTTTGGTTCAGGATGGGTTTGGCTGTATGTAAAATTCAACGGCTCGCTGGCAGTAAGCTCTACTCCCAATCAGGATAACCCGATGATGGATGTTCTTCCGGTGAACAGAGGTTTTCCAATCCTTGGAATTGATATCTGGGAACACGCTTACTATCTGAATTATCAGAACAAGAGAGCAGATTACCTTGACGCTTTCTGGTCTGTGCTGGACTGGTCTGCTGTAGAAAAAAAATATGAGGAAGCCCTTTCGAAAGTAAGGTAA
- a CDS encoding helix-turn-helix transcriptional regulator — translation MKKSAADRILMFLKMRGEATSLLISEELSITKEGARKHLLNLAQEGLIRPDVKSEGVGRPSTYYILTEKGLAQFPDTHADVTVQLLKSVKNLLGENALELLISDREKNTHDRYEKALSKTRNLEQRLEVLAQARSKEGYMAEWKKEGNEYFLIENHCPICAAATECQGFCRAELSNFQSLIGKEYTVERVDHIISGGQRCVYKIS, via the coding sequence ATGAAGAAATCAGCGGCAGACCGCATTCTGATGTTTTTGAAGATGAGAGGGGAGGCAACATCACTTCTTATTTCCGAAGAACTCTCCATCACCAAGGAAGGAGCGAGAAAGCATCTGCTGAATCTTGCCCAGGAAGGACTGATCCGGCCTGATGTGAAGAGCGAAGGAGTAGGCCGCCCATCTACTTACTATATTCTTACAGAAAAAGGACTGGCACAGTTTCCGGATACTCATGCCGACGTGACGGTACAGCTTCTGAAATCGGTAAAAAATCTACTGGGTGAAAATGCACTGGAACTCCTGATCAGTGACCGTGAAAAAAATACCCATGACCGGTATGAAAAAGCACTTTCAAAAACCAGAAATCTGGAGCAGCGTCTTGAAGTACTTGCACAAGCCCGAAGCAAAGAAGGCTATATGGCAGAATGGAAAAAAGAAGGAAACGAATATTTCCTTATTGAAAACCATTGCCCGATCTGTGCTGCCGCTACGGAATGCCAGGGGTTTTGCCGTGCCGAACTTTCCAATTTTCAGTCTCTGATCGGAAAAGAATATACCGTTGAAAGGGTAGACCACATTATCTCCGGAGGGCAGCGCTGCGTATATAAGATCAGCTGA
- a CDS encoding RNA polymerase sigma factor codes for MNLTDSTLLKKIKSGDRPAFMLLYDRYWDSLYRFVFIRTKDKEVSEELLQNLWVKILENTDAIQTDESESAKGYLLRHLHYRILDYYNSYKKAPPTLSIDEFDMPAETDISDTEYFEILEENEISVLLSMIDEVVSRLPSTEQQVYDMRIRQNMSVNETAEALGISNKTVSNKLSKALGEIREQLAPDYQSSKKLISILMLMEILTQY; via the coding sequence ATGAACCTAACAGACTCTACTTTATTAAAGAAAATAAAATCAGGCGACCGCCCTGCATTTATGCTTCTGTACGACCGTTACTGGGATAGTCTGTACCGCTTTGTTTTTATACGCACAAAGGACAAGGAAGTTTCTGAAGAACTGCTTCAGAACTTATGGGTGAAGATCCTTGAAAATACAGATGCCATACAAACGGATGAATCGGAAAGTGCCAAAGGCTATCTGCTACGCCATCTTCATTATCGGATTCTGGATTATTATAACAGCTATAAAAAAGCTCCGCCAACACTGAGTATTGACGAGTTTGACATGCCTGCAGAAACAGACATCTCCGATACTGAATATTTTGAAATCCTGGAAGAGAATGAAATCTCCGTTTTATTATCCATGATTGATGAAGTGGTTTCACGTCTTCCTTCTACAGAGCAGCAGGTATATGACATGAGAATCCGGCAGAATATGTCGGTCAATGAAACGGCAGAAGCTTTGGGAATCAGTAATAAAACCGTAAGCAATAAACTGAGTAAGGCTCTTGGAGAGATCCGGGAACAGCTGGCTCCGGATTATCAGTCATCAAAAAAGCTGATCTCTATTCTGATGCTGATGGAAATATTGACCCAATATTAA
- a CDS encoding FecR family protein, giving the protein MKRFTYKNIEAFVFRLWTREVSGEKISEKENEILNQWKLRAEKDLDPVHMSEARERILAGLNHYFVSGEKIIPVSRFQKNAYKIAAVIILLISLGGFFAYHTYIRADVYLAGSGNRIIQLEDGSVVTLLPGSELTVEKSFPADTRRVNLKGDALFSVAKSKNHPFIVQADGFSTKVLGTIFKISQSGKKKAVDLYEGKVAVSAAGGPVAFLTPNQKWTNFGVAHTNAVISFELNRVSGKPTPELLSLSFNDVPLKEVIAVLEGNYSTKIHYPKEAGDKKITADFTGGTVGENIESLAFILGFEVQKQDNVYILKK; this is encoded by the coding sequence ATGAAACGTTTTACCTATAAAAATATAGAAGCCTTTGTTTTCAGACTTTGGACACGGGAAGTTTCAGGGGAAAAGATCTCTGAAAAAGAAAATGAAATTTTAAACCAGTGGAAGCTCCGGGCAGAAAAAGACCTGGATCCTGTTCATATGTCGGAAGCCAGAGAAAGAATATTGGCCGGACTGAATCATTATTTTGTATCTGGTGAAAAAATAATTCCTGTCAGCAGGTTTCAGAAGAATGCCTATAAAATTGCAGCAGTTATCATTCTGCTGATCTCGTTAGGTGGGTTCTTTGCCTATCATACCTACATCAGGGCGGATGTTTACCTTGCCGGATCCGGGAACAGGATCATTCAGCTTGAAGACGGATCGGTAGTTACCTTATTGCCAGGTTCAGAACTTACGGTTGAAAAATCATTTCCTGCTGATACCAGAAGGGTGAACCTGAAAGGTGATGCATTATTTTCCGTAGCAAAATCAAAGAACCATCCTTTTATTGTTCAGGCTGATGGGTTCAGTACCAAAGTGTTGGGAACGATATTTAAAATTTCCCAATCCGGGAAGAAAAAGGCTGTAGATCTTTATGAAGGTAAAGTGGCGGTGTCTGCAGCCGGAGGACCTGTAGCTTTCCTTACACCGAATCAGAAATGGACCAATTTCGGAGTCGCTCATACCAATGCGGTGATTTCATTTGAACTTAACAGGGTTTCCGGAAAACCAACTCCTGAACTATTGTCTTTAAGCTTCAATGATGTTCCTTTAAAAGAAGTGATCGCCGTTCTCGAAGGCAATTACAGCACAAAAATCCATTATCCTAAGGAAGCTGGAGATAAGAAGATCACAGCAGACTTTACCGGAGGAACAGTGGGAGAGAATATAGAATCCCTGGCCTTTATACTCGGATTTGAAGTTCAGAAACAAGATAATGTCTACATCCTGAAGAAATAA
- a CDS encoding TonB-dependent receptor: protein MKSLKCGFTIAALFFTVAAEAQELVQKVSFSVPSSRSLIEVLEEFAGKTGMRLAYSKVDIKELKVKGIKCENSTINSCLKDITSGLPVVFRLHGDLISIKYENSAVSVPGNGRISGKIVDEVGNPVAGAEVNIAGRTAATDNNGDFSIDLPSGMYNLTIKASQYNTLRVEKLVVNHKETNTVSFALNRASDKVTDIKEVVVTATRKADTQAGLLTQQKKAAQMSDGISAEQIAKTPDNDVGGTLKRVTGITTIDNKYVVVRSMGERWNTAAMDGINLPSTETYNQNFSFDIIPTAMVESVVVSKSATPDMNANFAGGYVEVRTKDIPNENFTTVSMGTSYNDQAAFKEFLTRQRGKYDYFGYDDGTRDFPKGLEAVGLTGPRFFEQSRQFTNDNFTTYKTRGDMGSNLQLALGRTYALKNNNKWGFAGAFVIRNEQNKLDIDHTGRGNWLDTTGVPDANGKIPFYNFKNKGASYNYNSTVAGMLNFGLQLNKTRISFRNSYTHIYDNTLTRITGWDEYTGGSGLPSNAEASYNYFYHGIIPNNDPSQIPSLDKPFTGNTDYPVYQTFLQNKLEGSHKFSNMEVSWFAARTGVSSDTKDYTLHKNLYSFVGREILSYYEVNNSSSDFARGYIASKETDYNYGASFKWSFDRQNFKNDIKIGYAGASKTNTNQQQKFLLRVDENRAVPNPKILHMYGALADWFDGSHYVPGGIGWETRPLFVDGKYEGEVEQHAMYVMFDNRWKNKFRLVWGLRAEYFQYDLISQQMDSKDSRNFTRFGLDDKPWQWMPSANFTYSPTNKINLRLAYNKTVIRPQFNERTGLPYFDPVANGQIFNTEMVSSVVNNYDFKFEWFPGLGEIFSAGLYYKNIDNPIEREGFISSEGNLYLYNGNSKNAKLKGFEAEVRKNLGFIAPDTFLSKLFVSGNFTYNDTKVIAFKDKEKNGENDATYEVERPLYGQTPYAYNVGLMYDGQRLGLSFLYNAKGDQYITVGYAYNGEEIQRAYAVADAQISYKFLRNRNLEVKLNVRNLFNRVKEYYNNYNSYVSKKDAGSNLDTVRESMELLPGATNKYDRDIDKILFRAYSGRIFGLSVNYTF from the coding sequence ATGAAAAGTTTGAAATGTGGTTTTACCATAGCAGCCTTATTTTTTACTGTTGCAGCAGAAGCACAGGAACTGGTTCAGAAAGTTTCGTTTTCCGTTCCTTCCAGCAGGTCTTTAATTGAAGTTCTGGAGGAGTTTGCAGGAAAAACAGGAATGAGGCTGGCCTATTCAAAGGTAGATATCAAAGAGCTGAAGGTAAAAGGGATAAAATGTGAAAATTCCACAATCAATAGCTGCCTGAAAGACATTACCAGCGGGCTTCCCGTAGTATTCCGCTTACATGGGGACCTTATTTCAATAAAATATGAGAACTCTGCGGTTTCTGTACCGGGCAACGGACGTATATCAGGAAAAATAGTAGATGAAGTGGGAAATCCTGTTGCCGGAGCTGAGGTAAATATCGCAGGAAGAACTGCCGCAACAGATAATAACGGTGATTTCTCTATAGATCTTCCTTCGGGAATGTATAATCTGACGATAAAAGCTTCTCAATACAATACACTGAGGGTAGAAAAATTAGTAGTTAATCATAAAGAAACCAACACGGTTTCATTTGCCCTGAACCGAGCTTCAGATAAAGTTACAGATATTAAAGAAGTGGTAGTTACCGCTACCCGCAAAGCAGATACCCAGGCCGGATTGCTGACGCAACAGAAAAAAGCGGCTCAGATGAGCGACGGAATCTCAGCCGAACAGATTGCCAAAACCCCTGATAATGATGTAGGAGGAACTTTGAAAAGAGTAACGGGAATTACGACCATCGATAATAAATATGTGGTGGTAAGGTCTATGGGAGAACGCTGGAATACGGCGGCGATGGACGGAATAAACCTTCCCAGCACTGAAACCTATAATCAGAATTTCTCTTTTGATATCATTCCTACGGCAATGGTAGAAAGTGTTGTGGTGAGCAAATCGGCAACTCCCGATATGAATGCCAACTTTGCAGGAGGCTATGTGGAAGTACGGACCAAAGATATTCCCAATGAAAATTTTACAACGGTAAGCATGGGAACTTCCTATAATGACCAGGCGGCTTTCAAAGAGTTTCTGACCCGGCAGCGGGGAAAATATGATTATTTCGGGTATGATGACGGAACCCGGGATTTCCCGAAAGGTCTTGAAGCTGTTGGATTGACCGGTCCCAGGTTTTTCGAGCAGTCCAGACAGTTTACCAATGACAATTTCACCACTTATAAAACAAGAGGCGATATGGGTTCTAACCTGCAGCTCGCATTGGGAAGAACTTATGCCCTTAAAAATAATAACAAATGGGGATTTGCAGGAGCATTTGTCATCAGGAATGAGCAGAATAAACTGGACATAGATCATACAGGAAGGGGAAACTGGCTGGATACGACCGGGGTGCCGGATGCCAACGGAAAAATTCCTTTTTATAACTTTAAAAACAAAGGGGCATCCTACAATTATAATTCTACAGTCGCAGGAATGCTAAACTTCGGTCTGCAGCTGAATAAAACCAGAATATCATTCCGTAATTCGTATACCCATATCTATGATAATACACTGACGAGAATTACAGGTTGGGATGAATACACCGGAGGAAGCGGCTTGCCTTCCAATGCAGAAGCCTCCTATAATTACTTTTATCACGGGATTATTCCCAATAATGATCCGTCACAGATTCCTTCTCTAGACAAACCTTTTACCGGAAATACAGATTATCCTGTGTATCAGACATTCCTGCAGAATAAGCTGGAAGGGAGTCATAAGTTCAGCAATATGGAAGTCAGCTGGTTTGCCGCCAGAACGGGCGTTTCCTCAGATACCAAAGATTATACTTTGCACAAGAACCTGTACAGTTTTGTGGGGCGTGAAATTTTAAGCTATTATGAGGTTAACAATTCATCAAGTGATTTTGCCAGAGGATACATCGCCAGCAAAGAAACGGATTATAATTACGGTGCCTCTTTCAAATGGAGTTTTGACAGACAAAACTTTAAAAATGATATTAAAATAGGATATGCCGGAGCATCCAAGACCAATACCAATCAGCAGCAGAAATTTTTACTGAGAGTTGATGAAAACAGAGCCGTTCCGAATCCGAAAATTCTCCATATGTACGGTGCCCTTGCCGATTGGTTTGATGGTTCTCATTATGTACCCGGAGGAATTGGCTGGGAGACCAGACCCTTATTTGTAGATGGTAAATATGAAGGGGAAGTGGAGCAGCATGCAATGTATGTAATGTTTGACAACCGGTGGAAAAATAAATTCAGGCTGGTCTGGGGATTACGGGCTGAATATTTCCAGTACGACCTGATTTCCCAGCAAATGGATTCCAAAGACTCCCGGAATTTTACCCGCTTTGGGCTTGATGATAAACCGTGGCAATGGATGCCGTCAGCCAATTTTACCTATAGCCCCACCAATAAGATCAATCTGAGACTGGCTTACAACAAAACGGTGATTCGTCCTCAGTTTAATGAAAGAACAGGATTGCCTTATTTTGATCCTGTTGCCAATGGGCAGATTTTCAATACGGAGATGGTATCGTCGGTGGTCAACAACTATGATTTTAAATTTGAATGGTTCCCCGGGCTTGGGGAGATATTTTCAGCAGGATTGTATTATAAAAATATAGATAATCCTATTGAACGGGAAGGATTCATTTCCAGTGAAGGAAACCTTTATCTCTACAACGGAAATTCAAAAAACGCCAAACTGAAAGGATTTGAGGCGGAAGTGAGAAAAAACTTAGGCTTTATTGCTCCGGATACTTTTCTTTCAAAACTTTTCGTCAGCGGAAACTTTACCTACAATGACACCAAAGTCATTGCTTTTAAAGACAAAGAAAAAAACGGAGAAAATGATGCTACCTACGAAGTGGAAAGGCCTCTTTACGGGCAGACTCCTTACGCTTATAATGTTGGATTAATGTATGATGGGCAGAGACTGGGATTAAGCTTTTTGTATAATGCAAAGGGCGACCAATACATCACGGTAGGATATGCTTACAACGGAGAAGAGATACAGAGAGCCTATGCGGTGGCAGATGCACAGATCTCCTATAAATTCCTTAGAAACAGAAACCTTGAAGTGAAACTGAACGTAAGAAATCTTTTCAACAGGGTAAAAGAATATTACAACAATTATAATTCCTATGTCAGCAAAAAAGATGCAGGAAGTAATCTGGACACGGTAAGGGAATCAATGGAACTGCTGCCGGGTGCCACCAATAAATACGACAGGGATATTGATAAAATTCTGTTCCGGGCGTACAGCGGAAGAATATTCGGGTTGAGTGTAAACTATACATTTTGA